One genomic region from Deltaproteobacteria bacterium encodes:
- a CDS encoding ribonuclease D: MLFTCSLAIGSNLVYGRLIMQLEPPAYIETTEELTRWVNRLDDQSLIAVDTESDSFHHYQEKVCLIQMTACGEDVLIDPLAIDDLSCLAPVFNDPKRIKIFHDAGYDLVCLGRDFGFEFQGLFDTMLASRLIGAKRFGLASLLKENFDFEADKTLQRSDWAKRPLSSKQIRYARFDTHFLLQITEMLTEQLKEKGRWSWAEEDFARLPAIAKLVGARSPANDPEGFWRIKGIRGMTPPVIGRIKALYLARDTIAQRIDRPAFKVFNNDLIVALAKKPPKTLGELGPRPGLRKPGVDRFGPEILTALENSEPFTGEAPKKTKRRRSGRFMDPHARQRYESLRELRKSVAAEYELDPEVMMGNATLEEFAQTPPKSPEEVGTNKDIKGWREPIFAKRIFDQIDTLEYEP, encoded by the coding sequence ATGCTGTTCACATGTTCGTTGGCCATTGGATCGAATCTGGTTTATGGTCGTCTGATTATGCAGTTGGAGCCTCCGGCGTACATAGAGACCACTGAAGAATTGACGCGGTGGGTCAATCGGCTTGACGATCAAAGCCTCATTGCGGTTGATACCGAGAGTGATTCGTTTCACCACTATCAGGAAAAGGTCTGTCTGATTCAAATGACCGCCTGTGGTGAGGACGTACTCATCGATCCGCTGGCCATTGATGATCTTTCCTGTCTGGCCCCAGTTTTTAACGATCCCAAGAGAATTAAGATTTTTCATGACGCCGGTTATGACCTTGTCTGTCTGGGGAGAGATTTTGGTTTCGAATTTCAGGGACTCTTCGACACGATGCTCGCGAGTCGGCTTATAGGAGCGAAACGCTTCGGCCTCGCCTCACTTTTGAAGGAAAACTTCGATTTTGAGGCCGATAAAACGCTGCAACGCTCAGACTGGGCCAAACGCCCGCTCAGTTCCAAGCAAATTCGATACGCTAGATTCGATACCCACTTCCTGCTTCAAATCACCGAGATGTTGACCGAGCAGTTGAAGGAAAAAGGCCGTTGGTCTTGGGCCGAAGAAGACTTCGCGCGGCTGCCAGCCATCGCCAAGTTGGTCGGTGCTCGCAGTCCAGCCAATGATCCAGAAGGATTTTGGCGAATCAAAGGCATTCGAGGCATGACTCCTCCAGTGATTGGACGGATCAAGGCACTGTATTTGGCGAGAGACACGATCGCCCAGCGCATCGACCGACCAGCCTTTAAAGTTTTCAACAACGATCTGATCGTTGCTCTGGCGAAAAAGCCGCCTAAAACACTCGGTGAGCTGGGACCACGACCAGGTTTGCGAAAGCCGGGTGTCGACCGTTTTGGTCCAGAGATTCTCACCGCACTGGAAAATTCTGAGCCGTTTACCGGCGAGGCGCCTAAGAAAACGAAACGTCGCCGCTCGGGTCGGTTTATGGATCCTCATGCACGTCAGCGTTACGAATCGCTGCGCGAGCTTAGAAAATCGGTAGCGGCTGAGTATGAACTCGATCCCGAAGTGATGATGGGTAATGCGACTTTGGAAGAATTTGCCCAAACGCCGCCTAAGAGCCCAGAAGAAGTCGGTACTAATAAAGACATCAAGGGTTGGCGTGAGCCGATTTTTGCGAAACGAATTTTCGACCAAATCGATACCCTCGAATACGAACCCTAA
- a CDS encoding alpha/beta hydrolase, which produces MNWLLLRGLARDQRHWMQFGTIFEERMPGSRVFMLDLPGMGNQNQRLSPLTVPGIVNDLRHRWKQIDHDFGGPWGILAVSLGGMVAMDWCDRYAYDFQKLVLVNSSSGGVSHPLRRLQPPMIAEFLKVAKAGSAREKERTILGFNSNIRSAQDPSIEDAWAQFAEESPNKILNIARQIIAGTQYRAPKTLVARTLVLSALNDHLTHPSCSWDLARRFGSALAFHDTAGHDLPMDAPEWLVDQVRYWMND; this is translated from the coding sequence ATGAATTGGCTTCTTTTAAGAGGTCTTGCCCGTGACCAACGACACTGGATGCAATTCGGAACAATCTTCGAAGAACGGATGCCAGGAAGCCGAGTTTTCATGCTCGATTTACCCGGCATGGGAAACCAGAATCAGCGCCTCTCACCTCTCACGGTTCCAGGCATCGTGAATGACCTCAGACACCGGTGGAAGCAAATCGACCATGATTTTGGCGGCCCCTGGGGTATTCTTGCGGTCTCTTTAGGCGGCATGGTGGCTATGGATTGGTGCGATCGCTACGCCTACGACTTTCAAAAGCTCGTGCTGGTCAACTCAAGTAGTGGGGGCGTCAGTCACCCACTTCGAAGACTACAGCCACCTATGATTGCCGAGTTTCTCAAGGTTGCCAAAGCAGGCTCCGCACGTGAGAAAGAACGAACCATTCTCGGCTTCAACAGTAATATTCGCAGCGCTCAAGATCCCAGCATCGAAGATGCCTGGGCCCAGTTTGCCGAAGAATCTCCCAATAAGATTCTCAATATTGCTCGTCAAATCATTGCTGGAACTCAATACCGAGCACCTAAAACCTTAGTGGCGCGTACTCTGGTACTTTCCGCACTCAATGATCACCTCACCCACCCAAGCTGTTCATGGGATCTGGCGAGACGGTTTGGTTCCGCCTTGGCGTTCCACGATACAGCCGGACACGACTTGCCGATGGATGCTCCAGAATGGCTAGTTGATCAGGTTCGCTATTGGATGAACGATTAA
- a CDS encoding NAD(P)-dependent oxidoreductase yields MAKKPVSLVTGACGFMGSHMVQILKEAGHEVRATDLASACNAPDSDKTRFPRVLRELGVEPIPADVTRPETLAGLIDEDVDYVFHIAALFSYSVPWNALRSVNVDGTRNLLKVVKDQAPNLKRFVLWGAGGVYGFRDREGVPVVESDSPEPCNDYLRSKWRQEFEVIKAGQDWKLPYSIIRPTTVYGPRGFYGGGQLLMGTAQAPVHAIPASFTARIPFVHVADVCKSALFLSKKPKAKGQIFNVNDDSRMTNVEFIKYMAALEGKSAVILPAVPVPQVRTAAIGFARLIDNVAMLFGKRSPLEVDSLNYVGRDVVIANNKLKDLGYEFEYSDARDGIRDTVKWFYQEGWM; encoded by the coding sequence ATGGCAAAGAAACCGGTCTCATTGGTTACAGGCGCTTGCGGCTTCATGGGAAGTCACATGGTGCAAATTCTTAAAGAAGCGGGGCACGAAGTTCGTGCAACGGATCTTGCTTCGGCGTGTAACGCACCCGATAGCGACAAGACTCGCTTTCCACGTGTTCTCCGTGAACTCGGTGTTGAGCCGATTCCTGCGGATGTCACACGTCCCGAAACTCTTGCGGGTCTGATTGATGAAGACGTGGACTATGTGTTTCACATTGCCGCACTCTTTTCTTACAGCGTACCGTGGAACGCGCTGCGTTCTGTGAATGTTGACGGCACTCGCAATCTTCTCAAGGTCGTAAAAGACCAAGCACCGAATCTCAAGCGTTTTGTTCTTTGGGGTGCTGGCGGCGTTTATGGATTTCGCGACCGCGAAGGTGTGCCAGTAGTAGAGAGTGATTCTCCAGAACCTTGCAACGATTACCTACGCTCCAAGTGGCGCCAGGAATTTGAAGTTATCAAAGCAGGCCAAGATTGGAAGCTTCCCTACAGCATCATCCGCCCAACCACTGTTTATGGTCCACGTGGCTTTTACGGCGGCGGTCAGCTTTTGATGGGAACAGCTCAGGCACCGGTTCATGCTATCCCTGCCAGCTTCACTGCACGTATCCCATTTGTTCATGTAGCAGATGTTTGTAAGTCAGCGCTCTTCTTGTCCAAAAAGCCAAAAGCTAAAGGTCAGATTTTCAATGTAAATGATGACAGCCGCATGACCAATGTTGAGTTCATCAAGTACATGGCTGCCCTCGAAGGTAAGTCAGCGGTTATTCTTCCGGCGGTTCCTGTGCCACAGGTTCGCACGGCGGCAATCGGCTTCGCTCGTTTGATTGATAATGTTGCGATGCTCTTTGGTAAGCGTTCACCTTTAGAAGTCGATAGCTTGAACTATGTTGGCCGTGACGTGGTCATCGCGAACAACAAGCTTAAAGATCTTGGTTATGAGTTTGAATACTCGGATGCGCGTGATGGCATTCGTGACACAGTGAAGTGGTTTTATCAGGAAGGGTGGATGTAA